Sequence from the uncultured Draconibacterium sp. genome:
GATTTGACATCCATCGGCATAGGTATAAGTTACACGTCGCCAGGTACCCACGGCATCGTAATGTTGTTGTGGTGCGTCAACCTCAATTTTTACCGGGCTGGTATCATCTTTTCCAAGCATGTATTGTACCGGGTCGAGGTAGTGCTGACCCATATCACCCAGTCCGCCGCCATCGTAATCCCAGTAGCCACGGAAATTGGCATGAACACGCGCTTCGTTGTATGGTTTGTACGGAGCGGGGCCTAACCACATATCGTAATTAAGGTTTTTCGGTACCGGTTGAGGAGTTAAGTTGTGTTTGCCCTGCCAGTAGAATTTCCAGTTGTAGCCGGTAATTCCACTAACCGTAACTTTTAGCGGCCATCCTAAAATGCCACTGTCAATAACTTTTTTCAGCGGTTTTACATCGGTTCCCAGTCCGTAAAACTGGTCTTTAAAACGGAACCATGTGTTCAGCCTGAACATACGGCCATGCGCATTAACTGCCTCAACCACTCTTTTACCTTCTCCAATGGTGCGTGTCATTGGTTTTTCGCACCAAATGTCTTTCCCGGCTTTGGCGGCCTCAACAGCCATAATGCCGTGCCAGTGTGGCGGCGTGGCAATGTGCACAATGTCAACTTCGGGCAGCTGACATACTTCTCTAAAATCAGTGAATTGTTTTACGTCGTAATCAATCAGGTTTTTGGCCAGTTTAAGGTGTTCGGTATCCACATCGCAAATGGCAACAACACGTGTGCCTTCGTATGGAATATGACCGCGGCCCATTGAGCCGACACCGATAATAGCTTTTGTTAACTGATCGGATGGTGCGAGATAGCCGTTACCGCCCAAAACGTGACGCGGAACGATAACCAGGCCGGCTCCTGCAGCCAGCGCACCTTTTAGGAAACTTCTTCTCGAAGTTGATTTAGTACTCATGGTTAATTGGTTATAGATTAAAATTTAAAATCATTTAGATGGATAAAAGTATAAAAGTTTTGAAAATAAATTCCTAAGAAATTGGATACTTATTAAAAAAATGCAAAACTAAATGTTTAGCTTATTCCGATCAGGTTTTAACACCTGTTAGCTTATGTTTAGTTTACTTAATATTTGTTATCATTTTTAAATTTATTGTAAGGGTATATTTGACCGAATAAATTTTTAACCCATTTTCAATGAAATCATTTTACCTCTGTTTCGCACTATTATGTAGTGTTCATCTTGTTCTTGCACAGAACGTAACAATTAGTGGATATGTTACAGATTTAACCACCGGCGAATCACTTATTAATGCAAATATTTATGAAACCCTAGAAAAGAAAGGTACCGTCAGTAATGTTTACGGTTTCTATAGTCTTACCCTTCCGGCCGGGCAGCATAGCTTGCAGTTTTCTTTTGTCGGTTATAACAAACAAATCCTCCGTTTAGATTTACAGAAGGATACGGTAATCAATATGAAGCTAAAGCAAATGGCCGATCTTGACGAAATTACTGTACATGCCTCGAAATCGAATGTTGAACGTACCCAAATGAGTTTAATTGAGCTCCCGACTGCACGTATTGAGAAGCTACCGGTTATACTTGGTGAGCCCGATGTTTTAAAAGTTATTCAGCTTTTGCCGGGAGTTCAGGCGGGCACCGAAGGCACCAGTGGAATTTATGTTCGGGGAGGCGGTGCCGATCAGAATTTATTTTTACTCGACGGAGTTCCTGTTTACAACGCCAGTCATTTGTTCGGATTCTTTTCGGTGTTTAATTCCAACGCGGTAAAAACAGTAAATCTTTACAAAGGCGGTTTCCCGGCACGGTTTGGCGGACGCCTGTCGTCGGTGGTTGATATTCGTATGAAAGAGGGAAACGATCAGGAGTACAAAGGCGAGTTTTCTGTCGGCCTTATTTCTTCACGCTTTTCGTTTGAAGGGCCAATAAATAAAGGAAAAACCGCTTTTATCGTTTCCGGACGAAGAACTTACATCGACGTATTGGCACAACCGTTTATTCAATTAGCCAATAAAAAAGCCGATAATGAAGATATAAACGCCGGGTATTATTTCTACGATCTGAATGCAAAAATAAACCACAGGTTTTCGGATCGCGATCGTTTGTTTCTGTCGATGTACAGTGGCAAGGATAAAGCCTATGATAAATCAAAATTTACCTCGGTGGAATCAAACTATTACGATAAGTACAATGATAATCTTGGCTGGGGAAACATTACTTCAGCCTTACGGTGGAACCACGTTTTTAGCCCAAAGTTATTTAGTAATGCTACGCTCACCTACAGTAAATACAGGTTTGATGTTGAGAGTGATTATGAATACACTGAACAAGAACATTACGACAGGGATTATTTTCGTTATATGTCGGGGATAAATGACGTAACTGCGAAAATAGATTTTGATTATTACCCCGCAATAAATCATTCGTTAAAATATGGGGCCTCAAATACCTGGCATACTTTCAGGCCGGGGGTAAACCATGAAAAAACAACCATTGATGAAGATGGGTATCAATTGGATCAGGATACAACTTATGGTAACCAAAATATAGCTGCAACCGAATTTGATGCCTATGTGGAAGATAGCTGGAACATCACTCCGCGTTTAAATGCCAATATCGGATTACACTTTTCGTGGTTTAATGTTCAGAATACCAATTATACTTCGTTTCAACCTCGCCTGGCCTTACGTTACCTGGTTTCTGATAATTTATCGGTAAAAGCTTCTTATGCCAAAATGAGTCAGTACATTCATTTGCTGAGCTCCTCAACAATAAGTCTTCCTACCGATTTGTGGTTACCCACTACCCAAAATGTAAAACCTCAGAATTCGCAGCAATGGGCGGTGGGGGCTGCTTATAATCACAAAAAGGGATATGAATTTTCCGTTGAAGCTTTTTATAAAAAAATGGATAACCTGATTGAGTACAAACCCGGAGCAACATTTTCGGGAGTTGGCGAAGGCTGGGAAAGCAAAATTGAAACGGGTAAAGGCTGGTCGTACGGTGCCGAATTTATGCTGGAAAAGAAAACCGGAAAAACTACCGGATGGCTGGGTTATACCTTGTCGTGGTCAAACCGCAAATTCGACAATCTGAATTTTGGCGAAACATTTCCGGCAAAATACGACCGCAGGCACGATGTTAACCTTGTGCTGAATCACGAAGTCAGTAAAAAATTTGATATCGGTTTAGCCTGGGTTTACGGCACTGGAAATGCTACTACTTTGGGCGCGCAGGATTATTCGGCCATGCTCCCCGGGATGGGTAGGTATCAGTCAGAAGGAGTGATAACTTATTACGGTGGCCGAAACAGTTACCGGATGCCGGCGTATCACCGCCTCGATTTAAGTATGAATTTCCATAAACAAAAAAAGCGCGGCGTTCGCACCTGGACAGTCGGGCTGTATAATGCATACAGTCGTCAGAATCCTTTTTTCGTGTATTGGGACAGCAAAACAATCGTTGTTCCCTCTCCTGAAGGAGATTATTATAAAAGGAAACCGGTACTAAAACAAGTGAGTTTGTTTCCCTTAATTCCTTCTGTTAGTTACACTTTTAAGTTCTAATGTATCCTTAAACTCAAAAAATAATTCGAATACCATGAAATTCAAACAAATAATACCAACACTCTTTTCTGTTCTTTTCTTATTTCTTGTTTCCTGCGAAAAAGAGATCGAGTTTAAAGGCGATGAAATAAAACCGATACTGGTGGTTAACGGCCTTGTTGTATCAGGCGATACGGTTACTGTTAAACTGTCGAAAAGCAGAAGCAAGCTTGAAGATAGTTTCGCCAATGTAGTGGTAGCAAATGCCAAAGTAGATTTATATGTTGATGATGTTTTTGCTGAAACTTTAATGCCCGTAAAGGAGATGGTTTATGGCTCAGATGTCCCTCTTGCGCTGGGCAAATACCAGTCTACTGTTATAGGAGAAGCCGGGAAAAGCTACCGGCTTGAAATTGTAGCTGATGGTTTCAGCCCCGTGCGTTGCGAAACAACTGTGCCGGAAGCTATTGAAATATCGGCCTGGGATACAACAACTGTGAGCAATACAAATGGTTACGGTTATCCGGGGAGAACCGAATTTAGTGTTGAGTTTGATGATAAGGGGCAGCAGCACAACTATTATCGCTTGCAATCTAAATCAATTGAAGGGCAGGAATTGCGTGGATACATGCCTGATGGAACAATCATACATTCGGATACAGTACTTATCAGACCGCAACAATATGAATGGGTTGAGATTCTAAATCCTCAACTTAACGACGCTATAAATGAGGCGGATGAATTAATTACCGGTACGCCCACTAATCAATATGCCATTTTTAACGATGACAGCTTTAACGGGAAAAAAATGAAGTTGAGGTTCGAGCTTGGGTATAGTTCTTATTCGTATGGCTACAGCAGTTATGATAATAGTGCCAGTTTCAAAATCCGGGACATCTGCCTGTATTCGCTTTCTGAAGATTATTACGAGTATTTGAATTCAGCTAATCTGCATTTTTGGTTTGATGAAGATTTCTTTTCCGAACCGGTTCAGGTTTATTCAAACATTATTGGTGGCATTGGCATTTGGGGATCGGCAAGCTATTCTTCATTTTCAGTTTTGGAAGGTGATTATCCGCTGGATGACAAGGTTTATATAGAGGACGATTATGGTTATGGTTACGGGTATTGATTCCGATCACCATGGCATTTTTTTGCCAATATTTATTTTACCGAATACATATTTTCTATCTTTAAATCCTTTCGATCAATCGAAGAGCTTAAACTATTGAAATGAAAAATATTCCGGTGATTTCGGTAACAGGAAGATCGTTGGCCGAAGCTTACGAAACAGCACTAATTTATTTGTATGGGAAAGGAACCCGTTTTAAAACGCAGTACGACCGGCCGGGTGATCCGCTGAGTATTGATTGTACCATGAATTTAACGATTTTGGAGCCGGAGATCGATCCGATGATTCACACTGCGTTTCCCGGAGGTGTTGACGATTTACGGGAATATGTGCTGGAACTGGAAGGTTTGAAAGACCACCTGGTAAAAAACTTGAACGATCGGGAAGATAAACGTCCGGAATATACTTACCACGGGCGTCTGCAAAACTACGGCGTTTGGAACGAACTGGTTGAAGGCGAATCAAAAGAAGTGGGAGCTTTTAAGGTTGATCAGATAAAAAATGTAATCGACAAACTGGCTGAGCAGCCTTTTACTCGGCAGGCACAAATGATTACCTGGATGCCTAACATCGATTTTACCTGCGACGATCCGCCAAGTTTACAATCGTTATGGTACCGGATTTTGGAAGACGAAGACGGAACGTGGTGGCTAAACAGCAATATCCGCTACCGAAGTAACGATGCCTGGAATGCCGGATTTCTGAATATGTTCGGATTTATTCAATTCAGTAAGGATGTGGTTGCTGCCGGTATTGCAGAAAAAACAGGCAAAACAGTTAAGTTGGGGCGTATGAACTGGCAGGCCGATTCGTACCACATTTATGGAAAAGATATTCGCGCCGCTAAAGAACGCCTGTTTGAGCGCATCAACGATATGGCTTTTGAAGAACGCACCATGAATTTTAACGATCCGCTAATTCGTAAAGTGTACGATAATGCGGAAGATGAAATTGTAAAAAGTATAAAGGTATCTAACTAGTACCTACTAGTCACTAGTCACTAGCTACTAGCTACGAGCTACTAGCTACGAGCCATTAGTCATTAGTCATTAGTCACAATTATCCAGTTGAGCGAAGCGCAATCCCGTCCGTCGCTTGCCGGACTGCTCCCTCGTGATGACATCGTATGTTAAACAGAATGCCGCGGACGGCAACTGACTTGTATCTACTTTATACTTCTTGTCCGCGGCTGATACTTATTAAACAAGTCGTCATTGCGATCCCGATTTATCGGGAGAAGCAATCTCACGTTGCTCGGGTAACAAGTTACAGGTTACAGGTTACAAGTATCCAGAATCCAGTATGGTAATATAAAAGATCACTTAGGTCCCGTCCGTCGCTTGCCGGACTGCTCCCTCGTGATGACATCGTATGTTAAACAGAATGCCGCGGACGGCAACTGACTTGTATCTACTTTATACTTCTTGTCCGCGGCTGATACATATTAAACAAGTCGTCATTGCGATCCCGATTTATCGGGAGAAGCAATCTCTCTTTAATCGGGTTGCGAGTTACAAGCTACGAGTTACGAGTATCCAATATCTAGTATCCAGTATCCAATATCCGTACTGCATTATTGCCTATAAAAGGTTTACAAGCGCTTACTCTATTCGTCTAAAAAGTAAAATAGCTGCACACATAGGTTCGTGTCAATAAAACAACAGGCATCCTTATGCATAAAGTCAATTAAATCATTAATTTAAAGCAAATTTTAAAACTTGAAATGTCCGGTAAGGATTGTAACTAAATCTCCTGAATTGACTGGTTGATGCTATTTATGAAGCTATTGCTTTCTTGGAAGTTCGATGAGGGAAATCAATAAAATACAGTAAAACCTAAAGATTATGTTGAAAAGCAAAATACTGAAATTAATCGATTTTGAGAAGGTA
This genomic interval carries:
- a CDS encoding DUF4249 domain-containing protein, translating into MKFKQIIPTLFSVLFLFLVSCEKEIEFKGDEIKPILVVNGLVVSGDTVTVKLSKSRSKLEDSFANVVVANAKVDLYVDDVFAETLMPVKEMVYGSDVPLALGKYQSTVIGEAGKSYRLEIVADGFSPVRCETTVPEAIEISAWDTTTVSNTNGYGYPGRTEFSVEFDDKGQQHNYYRLQSKSIEGQELRGYMPDGTIIHSDTVLIRPQQYEWVEILNPQLNDAINEADELITGTPTNQYAIFNDDSFNGKKMKLRFELGYSSYSYGYSSYDNSASFKIRDICLYSLSEDYYEYLNSANLHFWFDEDFFSEPVQVYSNIIGGIGIWGSASYSSFSVLEGDYPLDDKVYIEDDYGYGYGY
- a CDS encoding thymidylate synthase, which encodes MKNIPVISVTGRSLAEAYETALIYLYGKGTRFKTQYDRPGDPLSIDCTMNLTILEPEIDPMIHTAFPGGVDDLREYVLELEGLKDHLVKNLNDREDKRPEYTYHGRLQNYGVWNELVEGESKEVGAFKVDQIKNVIDKLAEQPFTRQAQMITWMPNIDFTCDDPPSLQSLWYRILEDEDGTWWLNSNIRYRSNDAWNAGFLNMFGFIQFSKDVVAAGIAEKTGKTVKLGRMNWQADSYHIYGKDIRAAKERLFERINDMAFEERTMNFNDPLIRKVYDNAEDEIVKSIKVSN
- a CDS encoding TonB-dependent receptor, producing MKSFYLCFALLCSVHLVLAQNVTISGYVTDLTTGESLINANIYETLEKKGTVSNVYGFYSLTLPAGQHSLQFSFVGYNKQILRLDLQKDTVINMKLKQMADLDEITVHASKSNVERTQMSLIELPTARIEKLPVILGEPDVLKVIQLLPGVQAGTEGTSGIYVRGGGADQNLFLLDGVPVYNASHLFGFFSVFNSNAVKTVNLYKGGFPARFGGRLSSVVDIRMKEGNDQEYKGEFSVGLISSRFSFEGPINKGKTAFIVSGRRTYIDVLAQPFIQLANKKADNEDINAGYYFYDLNAKINHRFSDRDRLFLSMYSGKDKAYDKSKFTSVESNYYDKYNDNLGWGNITSALRWNHVFSPKLFSNATLTYSKYRFDVESDYEYTEQEHYDRDYFRYMSGINDVTAKIDFDYYPAINHSLKYGASNTWHTFRPGVNHEKTTIDEDGYQLDQDTTYGNQNIAATEFDAYVEDSWNITPRLNANIGLHFSWFNVQNTNYTSFQPRLALRYLVSDNLSVKASYAKMSQYIHLLSSSTISLPTDLWLPTTQNVKPQNSQQWAVGAAYNHKKGYEFSVEAFYKKMDNLIEYKPGATFSGVGEGWESKIETGKGWSYGAEFMLEKKTGKTTGWLGYTLSWSNRKFDNLNFGETFPAKYDRRHDVNLVLNHEVSKKFDIGLAWVYGTGNATTLGAQDYSAMLPGMGRYQSEGVITYYGGRNSYRMPAYHRLDLSMNFHKQKKRGVRTWTVGLYNAYSRQNPFFVYWDSKTIVVPSPEGDYYKRKPVLKQVSLFPLIPSVSYTFKF
- a CDS encoding Gfo/Idh/MocA family oxidoreductase, coding for MSTKSTSRRSFLKGALAAGAGLVIVPRHVLGGNGYLAPSDQLTKAIIGVGSMGRGHIPYEGTRVVAICDVDTEHLKLAKNLIDYDVKQFTDFREVCQLPEVDIVHIATPPHWHGIMAVEAAKAGKDIWCEKPMTRTIGEGKRVVEAVNAHGRMFRLNTWFRFKDQFYGLGTDVKPLKKVIDSGILGWPLKVTVSGITGYNWKFYWQGKHNLTPQPVPKNLNYDMWLGPAPYKPYNEARVHANFRGYWDYDGGGLGDMGQHYLDPVQYMLGKDDTSPVKIEVDAPQQHYDAVGTWRRVTYTYADGCQIILDGENRDKDAAYIEGPNGKIYQGFRSDIPNLQSFIKTLPDPEPQIGIFSESVKTRKKFALNETNGFRSATLVNLGITAVRLGRTLHFDPEKLEFIDDEGANRLINQPMRAPWTI